Genomic window (Plasmodium knowlesi strain H genome assembly, chromosome: 9):
TATAAAatgcaaaggaggaaatcAGTCACCCTTTGgatgtttcatttttatagGGTGTTCCTCCGCCGTCccacctcattttttttaaccatctTGCGGACATTCCTAACACTTTGGGGGCTTCAAAAATAGGGCATAAtggtgaagagaaaaaataaacttcaCATGCTCTTTTGACAACGTGTAGGAAGGAGGACTTTCTTATGTGGGTTCCTCTGTTGAACGAATAAGGACATCTTAGTAAGGGTGGTGGTCAAACCGGCAAAAATCACACAGTGGTAGCCCATTCTATTTACAAATTATCACAATATTGTTTCGTAATTTGAGATAAAGGGAGAGCACCTGTGGGGACCCATTTTCATGTAAATCAGAACTAAGAAGTGGTGAAAACTACtggaaaaattgcaaataTCACGCGTgcgtgtgtatacatacgtgtgCACAAATGTATAGCCCCCtcgacatatatataaccgaCCCAGCGTGAAATTAAAGAGGTTAGAATTTAGCCTGCctgtctgtttttttttttttaccttacctgttcataatattttctctcattttgcataagaagcgcaaaaatattatgaacagataaggtaaaaaaaaaaaatattcgccAAGGGGCCAAAAAGTTGGTAACAAAAATGTGGCAATATTTTTACGCGTCAATTATTTCGTTACACATATCAAAGGAATAATTTGTGTACCTTcctttatttccattttttgtactttattcttttttcttcttattgtTGATGagtttccccttttgcgttttttttcctcgccAATTTCACTTCTTACATGTTTaatgttgttttttccacACAAAGGTATGTATACACTTGCTGTGCATCTTACTGCCCACAAGCTCATCTTGCCACAAACACAAACGGAGTGAACTGCGCACCttcgtttttcatttctaCATAACGCTAGCTTATATAATGAATAGAACCTTTATAcaatacgttttttttttttttttttttttttttttcccctttccgtACCCGCTCTTGCCTTCCCCCACTGGTGTACTAACTTCTTCACATGAAAAATTTCCCGTTACATTTGTAAAATAAGCCTCCTGGAAAGcttcattttactttttttaatttgtacatgctgaattaaaattttcttgtaCAGCACAAGCAAATGTACACAGTGTTAATCGTTTAAATGTCCCAAAGGActtattttcaaaatatagGATTACGCAGTTTATGTTTTGTACATGCTTATAGTATAACATCCCTTACTGCGTTTGTTTAAAGAAATGCCCAATTTTGGATGAGTGACCATATGTCCACCTTTACTTTATACACaacgtttttccttctcctcccctccccccctccttctGTTTCCCTCTTGCTATGCGCCTGTGCAGGTGTATACTAGTATAAGTGTCACGTTACAATCTTTTAATTTGGTGGGGAATTTGATGCAAGGGTTATAAGTTTTAATGGCCCACTGAATGGACATAGAACTTGCACAaacattctaaaaaaaaaaaattaagcgaCGTGAGGTAAAGTGGGGACAAAATAAGgtgaaacaaaatgaagtgaaataaaagaaagtcTTTCTCACTAACGTTTTTCGCTTAGAACGTATGTAcctattttttcatatgcatatatatttgcaaaaaaaaaaaaaaaaaaaaaaaagaatgaataaACGCGCACAACTTTTAAAAACATAAGAATGAGAAATTCGTgaaacattaaaaaaaaaaaaaaaaaaaaaaaaatctcgtGAATGCATATAAAAAACATACACGTGGCGCACTGTAGTTATATAAACCCTTTCCTATGGGTACCacgaaaacattttttttcacctccgTCCCGTGGGTACCAAATGGAAGTGAAAAGCGCGTAGGAAAGTGACAAATTGCCAAATATTTGactgtcattttttttacagctgTTCAGAGACTGATCGTTTGCAAATttccaaatgggaaaaagtaCATTGTGCGAAGCGAATTATTTTAGAAATAAGCCTCtttctcatattttttcgtaatttcCGAGTTTTGTCATCACGCGGGAGCACATGCGTACGTGACGCATGTAATGTTAGTACTACGTATgcatgtacttttttttatgtacatttgtatTATACCTTGGTATGTGCGTAATCGTAGAGTACGTAGGTTTGCGCATCCCGCTGTATACTTGCGAACGCTTAAGTTTGCATGTACACTGACACAGATGCATGACGCAGTACGCGCGGGTAAATTCGCCTTCACGCGTACATCATTATATATACTTGTGTGATATCCttgtacatttattttcctctgtTAATGTACTTCCGAACTGAGGGGAAAAACATATGACACCTTGCCCAAGGGCAAAAGAAGCAGTTGAGAATAATTTTCCCCGGAAAGGACACAAGCTGTTCGaaacaaagggggaaaaagataaaaacaaACCAGGGAGAGTAACTCCTTCAACGATTGTGATCTGATCACGTGGAGGAAGTTCTCCTTCTGGGCACGAAGAGGTATAGAAGTGGGAAAGCACTTTCGCGGCAAAGCGGAAAGAAGCAAAGTGGAAGCACCGTCCAAGCTAAAAGGACGCAACTCCGGCGCGACAACAACCATGCGAGATTCATTAAGTAGccaggagaaaaaggaactaTACGCGGATCTAGACAGCGTCGACGTGAGTGAATACAACCATGTAATAAACAATTCCCATAGCTccgaagaagaagacgatGAGTCATCATCGGATGATTACATGGAAACTGAACAAGTGCCAGAGGGCAGTCACAGCAGGAGCATATTATATGGTAGTAGTAAAGCTAATCAAAATAACAGCTGTGGAAAGGTGAATAATGATCAAATCGACTCTGTGACAAATTCGGACAAGGGATGTACGAAAAACCCAAATGACACAGGAACGTTAACAACGTGTGGGCAAGACATAAGCGgaacgaacaaaaaaagcaCAAGCATTAGTGAACAAAAGCAAATGCAAAATGGCCACACGTATATCTACGTTAGGGTAAAAACAAACGACTCTAATAATAACACCATTAAATGCAAGatagagaaaaatatcacagtaaaaaaattgaaaaaaaaactcggaaaaatattacacaaTGGTGAAGACGAATATAGGATTATTTACAGGGGGAGACTTCTAAAGGATGTTGAAGTGTTATCCAAATACAACATAAAATTTAATGATATCCTATACGCCATTaggataaataaaaaaaaaaatggaaacgaTGCCATCCTGGATTCAGGAATTACCAGTTCCCAGTTAAGTACTATAGGAGAGGAGTACAACGATTTCGGGAAGTTTCCtcaaaatgataatttatCAAAATTAATTTCGTCCATGTTTGATAACAGTGATTTTCTGAAATCAATAATGGACTCAAATAAGCAGCTACAAAAGCTAAGAGAAAAGAATTCAGAGATTCATCACATGCTAAATGATTCACAGTCTTTGAAGCAGTCTTTTGAAATGATTAAAAATCCTTCATTAATGAAAGAACTTATGAGGAATACTGATCGAGCCATAAGTAATATAGAAGCCATTCCAGGCGGGTTCAACACTCTGAGACGAATGTATCACAACATTCAGGAACCCATGTATGCTGCGAGTGAGGCatcaaatgaaaacaaaaaaaataaaattaaacattATGATTTAAaagcttcttctcctcctacTAGTGAAGCCTTCCCTAACCCCTGGGCTTCCAAGGATGtgaatgcaaaaaataaaaataatcaaaatAATGATCTAGATAAATATCTTCtcatgaataataatttgtttAGCAACAGCAATAATCTTTTTAAATCGACCAAGAAGAACAGGGGTAACGGGTTGGGAGGGAACAACAACCTTTTGAAGACCAACATTTTGGACCTCCTGCAGAATTACCAAGCTCCCCCTCAGAACCAACTTGGTGGCATGAGCAACATGAACGGAATGAATAACCTCTTTAGTAGCGCGCAGATGAACAATCGACAGATGTACCACGGGCTACTCAACAGCGGGCTGTTCAGCGGGGGGTTGCTAAACAACGCCTCGTTAAATAACGGGTCCGCGGTAAGCAGCCCCCCGGCTAACGGTCCCCCCAGTATCTTTCATCCAAATGGCACGCAGCCCGGAAATGGATCCCCCTTGGGCAATCTGTTCAACAACAACTTATTTAACGACAAGCTATTTTTCGGATCCAACTTCACCAATGATTTTATTAACCAGTACTCACAGGTGCAAAAGAATAAGGACGACCCAGAAGGGGCCAATGCGCTAAACCAAGtaattttaaatgtgaaagaCCAAGTGAATGATGACAACGGTTTGAAGTCTATTCTGAGTAATCCCTCCATTATCAGCCAGAATGGTCAGGTAACTGCATCGAAGAGTAGCAGCAGCCATCTTGGTGATGAACAGAAGGGCGAGGGTGATGAGGTTGTAAACAGGGATGGTAAAAGACAATTCCTTTTGGGAGGGAAAAGGGATGCTAGCCAAAATTTAATAAAGGAGGTCATTGCTGCGGACGAACTGGAAGAAAGTAATACCAAAAGGGGGGACGGGGACGCAAGGAATTTGAACAATGTTCCAAATGTGACATCCTCGAAGGAAGACAATTCAATGGAGGGAGGTTCTCCAAATGTGTTACCAAGTGATGTGAGTACTTCAAATGGGGGTACTTCCCTAAGTTCTACCGTGTTGAATACGCAGTTAGGAAGTGGCAACCTTGGCGGTCTTAACTCCACCCCACTAAACACCCTGGAGAACCATGTCAACAACCTCGATTTGAGAAGTATGTCTGAGGCGGTTAAGTTACTGAGGAACGGTGGTGCAAACGTTGCCACTACCCTGGGCGGTAGCGCCCTGAATGAACAGGAATATTTCTGTAAGCTGTACGCCGAACAGCTGAATTCGCTACGAGGAATGGGATTTACGGACGAGCAGAAATGCATAAAGGCGCTAGTTAACACGCAGGGGAATATAGAAAGGGCCATCGACTTTTTGTTGGCCGACATGAATGCAGATCAGAATTAAGAAGGCGAaaagggagagagaaaaaaaaataaataaaaaaatgaataaatatggGGATGAAATAACTTACAATCTCAAGGGGGGAAACTGTCACAACACACATTCGCCCCCCCCTCCATCCTTATCATTCGCATAATTCTTTGATCAACCATTTCTTTAACACATTTGCGTTACGTTGGGAAGGGGTCCGCGTAACTTTTATTCGTTTTACccatttagttttttttttttttttttttttttttttttccttctttttatgtgCCCAATTTATGTTTAAACTGATGTTGCCGTATGGCTAAAGTGAAGAATTCACAGTGTGTGCAGATGAGTATAGGTAGACGTGCTTGCTCATGTATGTGTACCCCATCTTGGGTAACCGTGCACACTGGGATTGAGGGAAAATTCAGGAAAAGCGTTGGGGGTAATATACAATTGGGTGATAATAATGCAAGGGGAAAGAATTAAGGATATCTCGTTCACACACATGAATGCGCAGTGTAATGTCCACATATTCGCAACGGTGTTGTGTACGGACGGTGTGTGAGGCGCATCCACCTTTTAGGAGAGACCAAACTTgcaagaaaagaaatggtTAACGTACTGGTTCTGGGAGCCAACCCACTTACAATTCTCATTTTGGCACTTAATTTTGACGTTCAAATGAATTTTGTACAATAGGCCCATAACGCCACTGGAATGCTCATCAATTTTTATTAGTCCATCTGATAGGTGTAAAGAACAGTTAGGGCATTCTATGTTTTCCCCAACAGCGTGGACGGAAAGGTATCCCCTTAGGCAGTCAGAACAGGAAGATGCGTAGCAGCATGGAAATAATATGGGTTCGTAAGATaaatttgttttgcatattgaGCAGATGAATTCTTCTATGTTTATGAGAAGTATCGATGAGGGGATTTTAAAGgtgatttctttttccttcttcgagTAGGAATCCTTCTTTGCCCACGTTGCGCGAACTCTACTCCCTCTAATGCGAATTCCACCTGCACATGCAGTATTCAAAGTTCTCTGGGCTTCTAGGTTTGTTGAAAATCGAACAAAGGCGTATCCTGATGTTGCAGTCCATTCCTTGTTAGGGTGTCTTGATTTCTTATCACAAACCACCATGGTTAAGTCAACATTCCCGAACTTGCTAAACACGGCTAGTAGATCCTTCCTTGTAGTGTTCGACGGTACATTTACAATTAGCGTATACTTAGCGAAGGATTTTGACAACCTCTTACTGAGCAGGTTATTCTCTCCTTTGTGATTATCACAATCCTGTGGTAAAACATGATCTGAGGAACTTGGGAACCCATCATCCTGTaccgttttatttttgttttttttctttttcccctgttCCATTACGTACTTGAGAAGAAGGTTACCAGAGGAGCAGTCGTAGCTTCTGATTTCACTGCCtatgttaaaattttggTCTTCGTATACATTTTGTTGGTGGTCATCGTATTGTCCAGATATTGGGTAAGGGAAATGGGACGAATGACCAACTTCATcgtccttccctttttcaccccattttttcccccccccaatgtTAATCGAATTGGTTAAGTCCACCTCATGTGTTTCACACGCAGGCAGTTCAAAACGATTTCTTTGAGGGTGTAGTAGCCTTTCCTTCAAATCGGTCATGCGAGGCAAAATTGTGTTATTCCCCATTTGGGCCTTTCGCCAGTTGTCGCATGTGTCCAAAGCGGGATCGTCTTCTTCGTAATTCTCTCTTAAATGTCTTTCGAACTGAACGCAATTTGGTGACACCGACTGCTTGCCTCCGTTATCAATTCGGCCGGTAgccatttcttcttccctgtGATGTACCCCCAGTTGGtctaaaataaaatattcccCTAATAAATACTGCATGTAATCTTCCTTCTCGTCTGTAAAGACCGCTCTTTGGGgcgtttccttttcctgaaCAGGTGGATTTCCATGGTGGGCATAAAATGGGAGCAGAGCGTGGCCATCAATAAAGGGGGATTTTTGTGCCCCCTTCGTGAACAACGCATcttccatcatttttttgtttgtgtCTTCGAACTTGGAGGTTCTCCGTTCACCGTGAAAACCATTCGCTACTTCGCCCCCATTTGGGAGAATGTCAAATGGAAGTGAAAACCCATGGTCTTTAATTATTCCAGTGGAAGGTACCACCGGTGTACTTCCCCCAAGTAGAGTCGTCCCGTCTGCAGCTTCTTCCCGTGAAGAGGATCCCTCCCCTTCGGATGCGCCCaatatgttttcttttttatcctccCCGGGAATCCACACTTGGTTTGTCCTTAAGTCATAATAGTAGTTTTCGTTGAGTGCCTTCTGGAGAATTTCGTCCCTGAGCGGAGGTGCGAACTTTCCTACATGAGTGCGCGCACCGGTGGCTACTTCCCTCCTTATCACATGGGATCTCCCAggtggagggaaaaatgagGTGAGCAAATCTACAGGTGTAGCATCCGGGGAGAGTGTCATCTCTGCTAATGCATTCTCTGCATATATTGTTCCCCAGTCCAGATTAGCCCCCCTGTTTCTTCCAACTTTATTTATTCCACGTGTACAACTCCCCAGTTTGTTCTCTTCTACCCCTTCTTTATCACCCCATTTAATCAGATTGTCCTGTTGTCTAGTATCACTTCGATTTTCAATCAAACTCTGCTTGTTCGTTACATTCAGAATGTCATTCCTTTTGTCTTTCCACAGAATggatttttctccctcctccATAAAAGTTTCCCCTCCATGGAGTCCGCAAAAACTAGCTTCAATTTCACTATAAATATCTATTCCAAATTGTTTCAAGTTGTATTCACATGGAAATATGTTGTCGTCATCCCATGTGTTagtataattttcttctatgTGAGAAGTAGATGAGTTCTGTGCGTtattaaaaaggagtttGTCTTTATTTGATTTAGAGGCAGAATCAATGATAGAGGGGAAATCATCTGTGATATTATTGCCCAGTATGCTTGTCTCATGATTTGGGTGCCTACCACTGGTGAGTTGACCTTCAAGATTATCCCTCTCAAAGTGGTACTCTCCCAAACTAAATACGTTTATTTTGTAATTAACTTTTTTGTTCGTTTCTGTGGATTGATCTTCCTGTTCTCCTCTCTCTTTGTTGGTAATGGTCTCCAGTACATCACCCCTTTCGATATAGTTCTTGGATAAACTGCGCGATGCATACGGAATAGCATCTCCCAAGTTCATCTGACTTGAACTGGACTTTGCCGAACTTCTATGAGAATCTACTCCTGTTGAAACGCTACTTATTTTTAGtttttcaatatttttgaaATGTTTACGCAATGGGACAATATCATTGACTTGGTTTTCTGTGTCTTCATGGTCGTCACTCAGAGGGGTATTCACTCCAATGTCGCTCCTCATTTTTGCATGAAGATGTTGCAATATTTGCTTGATGATGAACTAAACAGATGGAGATTTACCGTGAGAAATGGAAAACGAGTTATCCCTTTTTATTAAGTACTTCtttccccaaaaaaaaaagaaaaaaggaaaaaagaaacttcttCCAAGTGATCGACACTGACTGGACGCATGTCAGATTTatccagctagccaaaagaGTTAACAGTGAGAAATGGAAATGCCCCCCAAGCGTACTTTATAAACATGGGTGGATAGAGACCCTTGTGTGATTATCTTGGAGGAAGGAAATCACAGGACTGCTTAACTATGCCTACTAGGGGAGGTCACCCTGGAACGGTCACAAATTTACAGGCAAATATTGAGGTACCTTCAAATAGAACAATTCACAATGCGGATTTCGAAAAATGCGGGGGCACGCAGCGGACATGTGCAGTGTGTATATAGACTACTGGTcggtaaaaaaaggaaatgagcTAAATGAACAGATGAACGGATCAACAGATGAAcagatgaacaaatgaacggATCAACAGATGAAcagatgaacaaatgaacggATCAACAGATGAACGGATCAACAGATGAAGTATTACACTTTCGATCAACTCGTGTATGAAACTGGACACTATGGGGGATTGCCCAAAGGAACGTCTAACCACTTCAACCACACATTAGTAGACACCTACTTGGAACGGTGTCAACACACGGGATGTAGAAACGAAGAAGCTCAACGAAACTACattgcgaagaaaaaaaaaaaaaaaaaaaaaatgaaataaaatataatataatataatataataaagtGGAACGAaacgaaagaaaataaaaagtacacaAAACACATGAAGGGAACGAAGCGGACTGCCAACAAGTGTTCTTCTTCATGATGTTGATCCCATACGACTGGGTCTGCCTTTTCCTCATGGGATGAAAATGCACCTCTATTTCTTACACATATTGTGAAGGGTTGTGTGTACGTGTAAAAACTGTTCTTTAacaaaggaatttttttttttttcaaaaaatgatGTAATCATCAGGATCTAAAAATTAGTAGTCCGTTCCGATGTCAGCTTCATTTGACTCACTTTTTATAAGTGCCTTTTGCTGTGAAAAGTTGGACCTCGTCTTGTACATGATGCCACCAGATACCCCATCCGCTCCATCTGTGGTGTCAAATGAAAGCAACAACTATTCATTCGTTTAGACAAGCACAGAGACACAAATGCATGCTTCAAACttccaaaataaaaatattaactaCATGACGAACACACAAAAACAACCGCTTCACAAAGGGAGGCATTTCCCGGGCGATTCACACGAATCGCACACCTCCACGTTTATTTTGTGCAGTCCCCATGTTGCtctatttattttcattccttcctcattCCCAGCTGTAATTACCAAGAAGAAGCTCATTTGGGGCAACCCCCCTATTGTGAGGAAGTATATAACCCTCTATGCATTTCTACTCCGTCTGCTTAACTGAACAGTGGTCACAAGGTGAATGTTGGTTTGCTTAATTATTCTATTCACCTGTGCTGCTACATTTtaatgcgtttttttttttttcttttttgcacaaataatgtatatttttgttaccacatatataaagaaaaaattattttttcatcacttcAATTTCTTAGCGAATTAATAATTCACACCACCGCAGCCAAATTAGTCTTGTGTCTATTTCTAATTCGTGGGGacgattcatttttttttttttttaaatgtgcaGCTAGCTAGTGGAGCAAGCGGCACACACAGGTGTAAGCGTATGTgtattatgtatatatatgtgaaagTATGTACTTATCGCCCATGTGGGCTCTATTTAACAATTTTCCCCTAACCGCCTTTGCAGCCTAGTGGTGGTCCACATTGGGCCCTGCGCGGTGTgctcgcaaaaaaaaaaaataaaatagaaaaaaaaaaaaaaattaactgaATGAGGGTAGTTTCCATTTggggtaaaaataaaaggagtaaaaataaggtagaaAGTGgcgtaaaaatataatacaaTTTAATAGTGTAAAATATTCGATGCAGCTTCTGCACTTCGTACACACCATCTCTTCGACAGGCGCACGCACGTAAAAGAAGGCATCTAAATTACACCTACGAATTCGCTAGAAGAAGCGTAGAGGTGATTTTCCATTCGTTGTCTATGTCGAAAGGAGGGATAGTTACAAGCTGAACTGATGCGTTACACATTTGAAGAATGAGCATTCACGTGTATATAACCCTACTATgcagggaaaagaaaaaattccacgcaaccagttttttttcatcaataaTGACAATCCTCATGTGtagcatttttctttccccccccacatGTACAGGGTACAATTTGGCATACCTCCTACCATGCGTGGCGGTTACCCAGAAATATTAATAACCCATGGGGGtaggaaataaaattcgCTCGTTCCGCTTTGCATATAGATAGCAGACGCGTGGTATGAAGCGCAGGTGAGGATACCTCCCGACGAGTGAACAACCCTTCAGGGTTCCTCCTCACGACGCTCCTCAGGAGTCAACTTAATTAAGTCATCGATTCGCAGAATTGTGATGGTAGCTTCTGTGGCAAATCTGAttgattttattttgctaATCATGGCTTCTAAAACTCCATTCTTCAAATTATTGGCTACTTTTCCGTTAACCAAATCTAACCCATACCATCTATAATCCTTTGGATCTTCCGTGTTCATGACCTGAGATTTCGTGTGGTATGCCCGTAATTTGCATACTAAATCTATAGAATCATAGGAAGCGTTTAGAGCTAATATTTTTGGGATCACTAATAAGGACTCGGCAAATTCTGCAATGGCTAGCTGCTCTCTAGAACCCAAAGTTTTGGCAAAATCTTCGAGGTAAACAGATAAAGCAACTTCTACACATCCGCCACCAACAACAACGTAGTTACTTTCTAATGCTCTGCTCACTGAACAGAGGGCATCATGAATGGATCTCTGCATTTCATCCAATACAAAATCGTTTGCTCCTCTTAACAAAATGGTATTCGACTTTGATGTTTTACAACCTTTAAAAAACATAACGTCCCAATCACCTACTCTTTCTTCATATACTTCATCACAGTAACCTAGAGAAGATGGTTCAAATTTCTCCGTTCCATCAAGGGAAGACATAGTCAGTCTGATCTGTCCATTCGTCAGTTTTGCTATCCTCCTCAAGTCATCTTTGTTCACTCTCCTAACTGCAATAGCACCAGATTCAACAAAATATTTCAATGGCATATCATCTATACCTTGTGTGGTAAGAATGACATTTGCACCTGAttctaaaattttatttactcGTTCTTTCGTTAtatctttttctctttgtcttattttttccaactcaGTGGGATCATTTATGTTCACCTGAACCCCTAAATGCAGCCTATACTGTTTTAGCGGAAAATCCAAAAAGGCAATCTTTGCGTTCTTCACTCCTGTAGGCATAGACTGTGATGCTCGCCCACTCATAATTGCATACCCATCAATCAATTTAGAATCTAATGAACTCATTCCATGTACTTTTATTACATTAACAGACGAAACAGGATACTTTGTCTTACCCGCATCGTTAACAATTTTTACCGACTGAATAGCATTCGCCACCATTTTCGCAAAGTAATCTGATTCGTATCCAATAAACTTAGAAGACAAGGTTGTTTTCGCAACGTTTATAATTACATCCTTTCCTAAATTGCTCACTCGTTCGCTCAGTTTTTCTTTAATGTATTTCACAGACTCCTTCATTGCCAATTTATACCCACAGATGACGGTTGTCGGGTGtatatccatttttatcaGTTCGTTTCC
Coding sequences:
- a CDS encoding ubiquitin-like protein, putative; this encodes MRDSLSSQEKKELYADLDSVDVSEYNHVINNSHSSEEEDDESSSDDYMETEQVPEGSHSRSILYGSSKANQNNSCGKVNNDQIDSVTNSDKGCTKNPNDTGTLTTCGQDISGTNKKSTSISEQKQMQNGHTYIYVRVKTNDSNNNTIKCKIEKNITVKKLKKKLGKILHNGEDEYRIIYRGRLLKDVEVLSKYNIKFNDILYAIRINKKKNGNDAILDSGITSSQLSTIGEEYNDFGKFPQNDNLSKLISSMFDNSDFLKSIMDSNKQLQKLREKNSEIHHMLNDSQSLKQSFEMIKNPSLMKELMRNTDRAISNIEAIPGGFNTLRRMYHNIQEPMYAASEASNENKKNKIKHYDLKASSPPTSEAFPNPWASKDVNAKNKNNQNNDLDKYLLMNNNLFSNSNNLFKSTKKNRGNGLGGNNNLLKTNILDLLQNYQAPPQNQLGGMSNMNGMNNLFSSAQMNNRQMYHGLLNSGLFSGGLLNNASLNNGSAVSSPPANGPPSIFHPNGTQPGNGSPLGNLFNNNLFNDKLFFGSNFTNDFINQYSQVQKNKDDPEGANALNQVILNVKDQVNDDNGLKSILSNPSIISQNGQVTASKSSSSHLGDEQKGEGDEVVNRDGKRQFLLGGKRDASQNLIKEVIAADELEESNTKRGDGDARNLNNVPNVTSSKEDNSMEGGSPNVLPSDVSTSNGGTSLSSTVLNTQLGSGNLGGLNSTPLNTLENHVNNLDLRSMSEAVKLLRNGGANVATTLGGSALNEQEYFCKLYAEQLNSLRGMGFTDEQKCIKALVNTQGNIERAIDFLLADMNADQN
- a CDS encoding RNA-binding protein, putative, whose translation is MRSDIGVNTPLSDDHEDTENQVNDIVPLRKHFKNIEKLKISSVSTGVDSHRSSAKSSSSQMNLGDAIPYASRSLSKNYIERGDVLETITNKERGEQEDQSTETNKKVNYKINVFSLGEYHFERDNLEGQLTSGRHPNHETSILGNNITDDFPSIIDSASKSNKDKLLFNNAQNSSTSHIEENYTNTWDDDNIFPCEYNLKQFGIDIYSEIEASFCGLHGGETFMEEGEKSILWKDKRNDILNVTNKQSLIENRSDTRQQDNLIKWGDKEGVEENKLGSCTRGINKVGRNRGANLDWGTIYAENALAEMTLSPDATPVDLLTSFFPPPGRSHVIRREVATGARTHVGKFAPPLRDEILQKALNENYYYDLRTNQVWIPGEDKKENILGASEGEGSSSREEAADGTTLLGGSTPVVPSTGIIKDHGFSLPFDILPNGGEVANGFHGERRTSKFEDTNKKMMEDALFTKGAQKSPFIDGHALLPFYAHHGNPPVQEKETPQRAVFTDEKEDYMQYLLGEYFILDQLGVHHREEEMATGRIDNGGKQSVSPNCVQFERHLRENYEEDDPALDTCDNWRKAQMGNNTILPRMTDLKERLLHPQRNRFELPACETHEVDLTNSINIGGGKKWGEKGKDDEVGHSSHFPYPISGQYDDHQQNVYEDQNFNIGSEIRSYDCSSGNLLLKYVMEQGKKKKNKNKTVQDDGFPSSSDHVLPQDCDNHKGENNLLSKRLSKSFAKYTLIVNVPSNTTRKDLLAVFSKFGNVDLTMVVCDKKSRHPNKEWTATSGYAFVRFSTNLEAQRTLNTACAGGIRIRGSRVRATWAKKDSYSKKEKEITFKIPSSILLINIEEFICSICKTNLSYEPILFPCCYASSCSDCLRGYLSVHAVGENIECPNCSLHLSDGLIKIDEHSSGVMGLLYKIHLNVKIKCQNENCKWVGSQNQYVNHFFSCKFGLS
- a CDS encoding T-complex protein 1 subunit alpha, putative, producing MSLSIYGNRESGQDVRTANVTAVQALSNILKSSLGPQGLDKMLVDNIGDVTITNDGATILKQLEVQHPAAKILVNLSELQDQEVGDGTTSVVLLASELLRRGNELIKMDIHPTTVICGYKLAMKESVKYIKEKLSERVSNLGKDVIINVAKTTLSSKFIGYESDYFAKMVANAIQSVKIVNDAGKTKYPVSSVNVIKVHGMSSLDSKLIDGYAIMSGRASQSMPTGVKNAKIAFLDFPLKQYRLHLGVQVNINDPTELEKIRQREKDITKERVNKILESGANVILTTQGIDDMPLKYFVESGAIAVRRVNKDDLRRIAKLTNGQIRLTMSSLDGTEKFEPSSLGYCDEVYEERVGDWDVMFFKGCKTSKSNTILLRGANDFVLDEMQRSIHDALCSVSRALESNYVVVGGGCVEVALSVYLEDFAKTLGSREQLAIAEFAESLLVIPKILALNASYDSIDLVCKLRAYHTKSQVMNTEDPKDYRWYGLDLVNGKVANNLKNGVLEAMISKIKSIRFATEATITILRIDDLIKLTPEERREEEP